A genomic region of Arachis hypogaea cultivar Tifrunner chromosome 5, arahy.Tifrunner.gnm2.J5K5, whole genome shotgun sequence contains the following coding sequences:
- the LOC112801962 gene encoding large ribosomal subunit protein bL12c — MAATTALSTLTLSYPTPSSPYPAHPVSKTTTVHFPFATTATTTLPRRAASLGPISAVSAPEKIENLGAEISGLTLEEAKTLVDYLQDKLGVSAASFAPAAVVAAPGASSGGESAAAVEEKTEFDVVIEDVPSNARIAVIKAVRGLTSLALKEAKELIEGLPKKFKEGVSKEEAEEAKKQLEEAGAKISIA; from the coding sequence aTGGCAGCAACGACCGCACTTTCAACACTAACATTATCTTATCCTACACCCTCCTCTCCTTATCCTGCGCACCCCGTCTCCAAAACCACCACCGTCCACTTCCCCTTCGCTACAACAGCCACCACCACTCTCCCCCGCCGGGCCGCCTCACTCGGCCCTATCTCCGCCGTCTCAGCGCCGGAGAAGATCGAGAACCTCGGTGCCGAGATCTCCGGCCTCACATTGGAAGAAGCCAAGACTCTCGTGGACTATCTCCAGGACAAGCTCGGCGTATCCGCGGCGTCGTTCGCGCCTGCTGCCGTGGTGGCCGCACCGGGCGCATCAAGCGGCGGAGAAAGCGCGGCTGCGGTGGAGGAGAAAACAGAGTTCGACGTGGTAATTGAGGATGTTCCGAGCAACGCGAGAATCGCAGTAATCAAAGCGGTGAGAGGATTGACGAGTTTGGCGCTGAAGGAAGCGAAGGAATTGATCGAAGGTTTGCCGAAGAAGTTCAAAGAAGGAGTTTCGAAGGAAGAAGCTGAAGAAGCTAAGAAGCAACTTGAAGAAGCTGGTGCTAAGATCTCAATCGCTTag